The proteins below are encoded in one region of Helianthus annuus cultivar XRQ/B chromosome 2, HanXRQr2.0-SUNRISE, whole genome shotgun sequence:
- the LOC110913717 gene encoding uncharacterized protein LOC110913717: MATFDSYKIVHIPRSKNKKPNALSKLASVTFFHLSKEVLVKTLQAPSISQGKAVMSITVQEKSWMTPILDYLENGTLSEDKAQARKMKVKALQYQVHDGKLYRKTFLGPLLRCLTPEEASYVIREIHWGIYGIHSGPRMVIAKAMNAGYFWSGMHQSAVNELQACEDCQCHALVSHLAKNSLVPVTSAWPFQKWGVALLVLSPSPPEV; this comes from the coding sequence ATGGCCACATTTGATTCGTACAAAATCGTTCATATTCCGAGGAGCAAGAACAAAAAACCCAATGCTTTAAGCAAGTTGGCTTCAGTCACATTCTTCCACTTGTCCAAAGAGGTATTAGTTAAAACTTTGCAAGCTCCATCCATCAGTCAAGGTAAAGCTGTAATGTCAATCACCGTGCAAGAAAAGTCGTGGATGACACCAATTTTGGATTATTTGGAAAATGGTACACTTTCGGAAGATAAGGCTCAAGCACGGAAAATGAAGGTCAAAGCACTCCAGTACCAAGTGCATGATGGAAAGCTTTACCGAAAGACATTCTTGGGTCCGCTTCTGAGATGCTTAACACCGGAAGAAGCCAGCTATGTAATCAGAGAAATTCATTGGGGAATCTATGGTATACACTCCGGGCCGAGGATGGTCATAGCCAAAGCAATGAATGCCGGATACTTCTGGTCGGGAATGCACCAAAGCGCCGTTAACGAGCTGCAAGCATGCGAAGATTGTCAGTGCCATGCCCTGGTCAGCCACCTTGCAAAAAACAGCCTCGTACCAGTGACCTCGGCCTGGCCTTTTCAGAAATGGGGAGTTGCATTGTTGGTCCTTTCCCCGTCTCCACCGGAGGTGTAA